Proteins co-encoded in one Microcebus murinus isolate Inina chromosome 5, M.murinus_Inina_mat1.0, whole genome shotgun sequence genomic window:
- the PRPH2 gene encoding peripherin-2, whose protein sequence is MALLKVKFDQKKRVKLAQGLWLMNWVSVLAGIIIFSLGLFLKIELRKRSDVMNNSESHFVPNSLIGVGVLSCVFNSLAGKICYDSLDPAKYAKWKPWLKPYLAICVSFNIVLFLVALCCFLMRGSLESTLAYGLKNGMKYYRDTDTPGRCFMKKTIDMLQIEFKCCGNNGFRDWFEIQWISNRYLDFSSKEVKDRIKSNVDGRYLVDGVPFSCCNPSSPRPCIQYQLTNNSAHYSYDHQTEELNLWVRGCRAALLSYYSSLMNSMGVITLLVWLLEVSITAGLRYLHTALDSVPNPEEPECESEGWLLEKSVPETWKAFLESVKKLGKGNQVEAEGADAGQAPEAG, encoded by the exons ATGGCGCTGCTGAAAGTCAAGTTCGACCAGAAGAAGCGGGTCAAGTTGGCCCAAGGGCTCTGGCTCATGAACTGGGTCTCCGTGTTGGCTGGCATCATCATCTTCAGCCTCGGGCTGTTCCTGAAGATTGAACTCCGGAAGAGGAGCGATGTGATGAATAATTCGGAGAGCCATTTTGTGCCCAACTCCTTGATAGGGGTGGGGGTGCTGTCCTGTGTCTTCAACTCTCTGGCTGGCAAGATCTGCTACGATTCCCTGGACCCAGCCAAGTACGCCAAGTGGAAGCCCTGGCTGAAGCCGTACCTGGCCATCTGTGTTTCCTTCAACATCGTCCTCTTCCTCGTGGCCCTCTGCTGCTTCCTGATGCGGGGCTCGCTGGAGAGCACCCTGGCCTACGGGCTCAAGAACGGAATGAAGTACTACCGCGACACGGACACCCCCGGCAGGTGTTTCATGAAGAAGACCATCGACATGCTGCAGATCGAGTTCAAATGCTGCGGCAACAACGGCTTTCGGGACTGGTTTGAGATTCAGTGGATCAGCAACCGCTACCTGGACTTTTCCTCCAAAGAAGTCAAAGA TCGCATCAAGAGCAACGTGGATGGGCGGTACCTGGTGGACGGCGTCCCTTTCAGCTGCTGCAACCCCAGCTCGCCGCGGCCCTGCATCCAGTACCAGCTCACCAACAACTCGGCACACTACAGCTACGACCACCAGACGGAGGAGCTCAACCTGTGGGTGCGCGGCTGCAGGGCCGCCCTGCTGAGCTACTACAGCAGCCTCATGAACTCCATGGGCGTCATCACGCTCCTCGTGTGGCTCTTGGAG GTGAGCATCACGGCGGGGCTGCGCTACCTGCACACGGCGCTGGACAGTGTGCCCAACCCCGAGGAGCCCGAGTGCGAGAGCGAGGGCTGGCTGCTGGAGAAGAGCGTGCCCGAGACCTGGAAGGCCTTTCTGGAAAGCGTAAAGAAGCTGGGCAAGGGCAACCAGGTGGAAGCCGAGGGTGCAGACGCCGGCCAGGCCCCAGAGGCTGGCTGA